One window of the Candidatus Kaelpia imicola genome contains the following:
- a CDS encoding biotin--[acetyl-CoA-carboxylase] ligase, translating to MQSKGIKQRVKILKILSQSDFVSGQSIADSCNISRIAVWKHINYLKSKGLKINTYLNKGYSFTGFGDRLLPEVVRLNLLKNNFIKDIIYFNEIDSTNNAAKRILKEGSLVIAEQQKKGRGRNGKEWKSEKYKDILFSVTVSPKMPYHYLPIFNIVGALSIAGALNRLFKIDAKTKWPNDILIGNKKVAGVLVEFIAEIDLIDKLILGVGIDVNSKPKISRASSILSILKKGKLDRLEILIAVVNELHSFIKLIGNKNFSKIQAIWKSCSLDYGKDVKVKENGKIIVGKSDGIDSYGNLILREGRTISILHTVSSLKII from the coding sequence ATGCAGAGTAAAGGCATAAAACAGAGGGTTAAAATTTTAAAGATTCTAAGTCAATCTGACTTTGTATCAGGTCAGAGTATTGCAGATAGCTGCAATATAAGCAGGATTGCGGTCTGGAAACATATAAACTATCTGAAGAGTAAAGGGCTAAAGATAAATACTTATCTCAATAAGGGATATAGTTTCACCGGATTTGGCGATAGGTTGCTTCCTGAAGTGGTTAGACTCAATCTCCTCAAGAATAATTTTATAAAGGATATTATCTATTTTAATGAGATCGATTCTACCAATAATGCTGCTAAGAGAATACTTAAAGAAGGTTCTCTGGTTATTGCAGAGCAGCAGAAGAAAGGGAGAGGTAGGAATGGAAAGGAGTGGAAGTCTGAGAAGTACAAAGATATTCTTTTCTCTGTTACGGTCTCTCCCAAGATGCCCTATCACTATCTTCCGATTTTTAATATTGTAGGTGCATTATCTATAGCCGGAGCTTTAAATAGGTTGTTTAAGATAGATGCAAAGACCAAATGGCCAAATGATATCTTAATAGGGAATAAGAAAGTAGCTGGGGTGCTGGTCGAATTTATCGCAGAGATTGACTTAATAGATAAGCTTATTTTAGGAGTCGGCATAGATGTAAATTCTAAGCCGAAGATATCTAGAGCCTCTTCAATTTTATCTATTCTGAAGAAAGGCAAATTAGATAGGCTGGAAATTTTAATCGCAGTTGTTAACGAGCTGCATAGTTTTATAAAATTAATTGGAAATAAAAATTTCTCTAAAATCCAGGCTATCTGGAAGAGCTGTTCATTGGATTACGGTAAAGATGTAAAGGTAAAAGAGAATGGAAAAATAATTGTCGGAAAGTCAGATGGAATAGATAGTTATGGCAATTTGATTCTTAGAGAGGGCCGTACTATCTCTATCCTCCATACTGTAAGCTCTCTTAAGATTATATAG
- a CDS encoding TonB-dependent receptor, giving the protein MYSLLSKKVNLVLFALTLIKTIDASEIIKLSPIALRDDFSFFSGPSFSSSKLVTKEEESFLYGSIDDLIESEFNIDIQQRGLFAVQSELNIRASSFEQSLVVVDGVNLSDPQTSHFSMDLPLSNYDWQSIKVLKGSSSSLYGSHAIGGVLDIETVSPRENNLRVSSTFGEKQLRVFDIALDRVSEPLNYHLSIQQSSSASYREETDFSSFNIFSKFIFNEIFGSPKVVLAHNSKKFGASSFYSSSYPREEENIDTELYIVNFDFIWNNFAFSPILYFRRHWDKFILDRSNPDLFKNVSTNYIRGIKLPFSFAMLDTGIDLSLEVREEEIDSTNMGKHSRSLFSLSTAASKELSDRLSCLISFRIDNYSGLDIEVSPGLYLEYRLTEDKGIFSSFQRAYRVPSFTELYYSSPANIGNLSLSVEDSFSIELGYLKKGILSYGASVFRRFDYNLIDWARNSTSDAWRAQNVSYAKTDGIEGWLSYDDFKFSYALFDAEHKSRASYSKYIANYLQYNFSVSQKIETDYFNINLGLSYQERVKNSGFFNLDVVLFKEIILKGNSVDLYLKFMNLTNASKSDIGGVPLPGRWVSMGIAMAF; this is encoded by the coding sequence ATGTATTCTCTCTTATCTAAAAAAGTGAATTTAGTCCTTTTTGCGTTAACTCTGATTAAAACTATAGATGCTTCTGAGATAATTAAATTGTCCCCTATAGCTCTTAGAGATGATTTTTCTTTTTTTTCAGGTCCGTCTTTTTCAAGCAGCAAATTAGTTACAAAAGAAGAGGAGAGTTTTCTCTATGGCTCCATAGATGATCTTATTGAGAGCGAATTCAATATCGATATACAGCAGCGCGGTCTGTTTGCTGTGCAATCGGAGCTGAATATCAGGGCCAGTAGTTTTGAGCAGAGCCTTGTTGTTGTTGATGGGGTTAATCTTAGTGATCCTCAGACATCTCATTTCAGTATGGATCTACCGCTCTCTAATTATGATTGGCAGAGTATAAAAGTGTTAAAAGGATCAAGCTCTTCTCTCTATGGTTCTCATGCTATAGGCGGGGTACTTGATATTGAGACTGTTAGCCCGCGGGAGAATAATCTAAGAGTAAGCAGTACTTTTGGGGAGAAGCAGCTGCGTGTTTTTGATATTGCCTTAGATAGGGTTAGTGAGCCATTGAACTATCATCTAAGTATTCAGCAAAGTTCCTCTGCCTCCTACAGGGAAGAGACTGATTTTAGCTCATTCAATATATTCTCTAAGTTTATTTTTAATGAAATATTTGGTTCACCCAAAGTCGTTCTTGCCCATAATAGCAAAAAGTTTGGCGCCAGCTCTTTTTACTCCTCCAGTTATCCTAGAGAAGAGGAGAATATAGATACAGAGCTTTATATTGTTAATTTTGATTTTATTTGGAATAATTTTGCTTTCTCTCCGATTTTATATTTTCGTCGTCATTGGGATAAGTTTATTCTTGATAGAAGTAACCCTGATCTGTTTAAAAACGTCAGCACTAATTATATTAGAGGGATTAAATTACCCTTCAGCTTTGCAATGCTTGATACCGGTATAGACCTATCTCTGGAAGTTAGAGAGGAAGAGATTGACAGCACAAATATGGGTAAGCATTCAAGATCTCTGTTCTCTTTGTCTACGGCAGCATCTAAAGAACTATCGGATAGATTAAGTTGTTTGATAAGTTTTAGAATAGATAATTATAGTGGCCTTGATATTGAGGTAAGTCCGGGGCTCTATCTTGAGTATAGACTAACAGAAGATAAAGGTATCTTTTCGTCTTTTCAGAGAGCGTATCGAGTGCCGAGTTTTACAGAGCTCTATTACTCCAGCCCGGCCAACATTGGAAATCTTAGCTTGTCAGTTGAGGATTCTTTTAGCATAGAATTAGGCTACTTAAAGAAAGGTATCTTATCTTACGGGGCTTCAGTTTTTCGGCGCTTTGATTACAATTTAATTGATTGGGCCAGAAACTCTACTTCTGATGCCTGGAGAGCTCAGAATGTCTCTTATGCTAAAACAGATGGAATCGAAGGCTGGCTCTCTTATGATGATTTTAAATTCTCATATGCTCTGTTTGATGCAGAACATAAGAGCAGAGCATCTTATAGTAAATATATTGCTAATTATCTTCAATATAATTTTAGTGTTTCACAAAAAATAGAAACAGATTATTTCAATATTAACTTAGGTTTAAGCTATCAGGAAAGAGTTAAAAATAGCGGATTTTTTAATTTAGACGTAGTCTTATTTAAAGAGATTATTTTAAAAGGTAATTCCGTTGATCTTTACCTAAAGTTTATGAATTTAACCAATGCTTCGAAGTCTGATATAGGAGGCGTTCCGCTGCCCGGAAGATGGGTCTCAATGGGTATAGCAATGGCATTTTAG
- a CDS encoding DNA polymerase III subunit delta' produces MAWDRFLDQDKIISILRSYIELDQVSGSFIFSGLKGVGKFSIAKEFSKSVNCLQSAGDSCSVCQNCVQIEREFHPDFYIVRPAEKSGEITIDMIRELQRFLNLSPANARKKFFIIDQAEKMNIESANAFLKSLEEPPLDSVIILVSSRPGALIATIKSRCKELKFRPLSKKTIGILLRDKFELTIEESARISALSEGGLDFDLEGIDLTGIETTLKEFFRFPRFKERGDKNLLHQQRERLKDKIRILILYIRDILCIVNEVDSLSVFPSLDNRDKVINIESKDLIEKIDKLEYLYSALGSNVNPDFIYKVVRNLYKEVELKSEIHS; encoded by the coding sequence ATGGCTTGGGATAGATTTTTAGATCAAGATAAGATAATCTCTATACTTAGGTCTTATATAGAGTTAGATCAAGTATCAGGCAGCTTTATATTTTCAGGATTAAAAGGGGTCGGCAAGTTCTCTATCGCTAAAGAGTTCTCTAAATCTGTTAATTGTTTACAAAGTGCTGGAGATAGCTGTTCCGTTTGTCAGAACTGTGTTCAGATAGAGAGAGAATTTCATCCCGACTTTTATATTGTTCGTCCAGCAGAGAAATCCGGTGAGATAACCATTGATATGATAAGAGAGTTGCAGAGGTTCTTGAATCTCTCTCCCGCAAATGCGAGAAAGAAGTTTTTTATAATAGATCAGGCTGAGAAGATGAATATTGAGTCAGCCAATGCATTTCTTAAAAGCCTTGAAGAACCTCCTTTAGATTCTGTTATTATCCTGGTTAGTTCAAGGCCGGGTGCTCTCATTGCTACTATAAAATCCCGCTGTAAAGAGTTGAAATTTAGACCCTTAAGTAAGAAGACTATAGGGATACTGCTGAGAGATAAGTTTGAATTGACTATAGAGGAATCAGCAAGAATATCGGCTCTCTCTGAAGGCGGATTAGATTTCGATTTAGAGGGCATAGATTTAACCGGTATTGAGACAACTTTAAAAGAGTTTTTCCGCTTCCCGCGGTTTAAAGAGAGAGGAGATAAAAACCTTTTGCATCAGCAGAGGGAGAGGTTAAAAGATAAGATTAGAATTCTGATTCTTTATATTAGAGATATTCTGTGTATAGTCAATGAAGTCGATTCTCTATCAGTTTTTCCAAGTTTAGACAATAGAGATAAGGTTATAAATATTGAGTCCAAAGATTTAATTGAAAAAATAGATAAATTGGAGTATCTTTACAGTGCGTTAGGTTCAAACGTAAATCCGGATTTTATCTATAAAGTAGTTAGAAATTTATATAAGGAGGTTGAGCTTAAAAGTGAAATACACAGTTAA
- a CDS encoding stage 0 sporulation family protein — MKYTVNVRLREAGNAINGFCEDIPLLAGDIVILQVERGYDYGEVISDPHQMSSDKDIKGAYKVIRKATREDFLQIKRNERKSRSAVRIFERKLRQHKLEMKLVGAEYAFDRTKIIFYFTAEERIDFRSLVRDLAKIFKTRIELRQIGVRDEAKILGGYGVCGRPLCCASFLKMFSPVTVKFAKEQNLPMNPSKISGVCGRLMCCLGFEKKFYDQALKTMPKIGQKIDLEDGKAKVIDVNYITGFTKVECEDGRIKKIDFRDKKPVSKNEK; from the coding sequence GTGAAATACACAGTTAATGTGCGTTTAAGAGAAGCAGGCAATGCAATAAATGGCTTTTGCGAAGATATCCCTCTCTTAGCCGGAGATATCGTTATTCTTCAGGTAGAGAGAGGCTATGATTACGGTGAGGTTATTTCCGACCCCCATCAGATGAGTAGTGATAAAGATATAAAAGGAGCTTATAAGGTTATAAGAAAAGCAACCAGGGAAGACTTTCTGCAAATAAAAAGAAATGAGAGAAAATCCAGAAGTGCTGTCAGAATATTTGAAAGAAAATTACGCCAACATAAGCTGGAGATGAAACTTGTTGGAGCAGAGTATGCGTTTGACAGGACAAAGATAATTTTCTATTTTACAGCTGAGGAGAGGATAGATTTCCGCTCCCTCGTGCGTGATCTGGCCAAAATATTCAAAACCCGCATAGAGCTTAGACAGATAGGTGTTAGAGATGAAGCTAAGATATTGGGTGGTTACGGTGTTTGCGGCAGACCGCTCTGTTGTGCTTCATTTTTAAAAATGTTTTCTCCTGTCACTGTTAAGTTTGCTAAAGAGCAAAACCTTCCCATGAATCCGAGTAAGATATCCGGTGTCTGCGGGAGGCTGATGTGTTGTTTAGGTTTTGAGAAAAAGTTCTACGATCAGGCACTAAAAACAATGCCTAAGATAGGACAGAAAATAGATTTAGAAGACGGTAAGGCCAAGGTCATAGATGTAAATTATATTACAGGATTTACCAAGGTTGAATGTGAAGACGGAAGGATTAAGAAGATAGACTTTAGAGATAAAAAGCCTGTTTCTAAAAATGAAAAATAA
- the metG gene encoding methionine--tRNA ligase, which yields MKNKKFCITTPLYYVNGEPHIGHSYTNVAADVLARYMRMKGESVYFLTGTDEHGQKIERAAKESGSDDVKVFCDSIVNKFIDLWGILNISYDDFIRTTEFRHEETVKKILGSLYKEGYIYESNYEGWYCMPCETFWIESQVENKLCPDCGRELEFITEKNYFLKMSEHRDWLKNYLQDNKGFILPQSRFNEVISFLENPLADLCISRPKERVSWGIAIPFDNDYVTYVWFEALLNYITAPGFLREDDNFESIWPADVQFMAKDILRYHAVYWPIMLHMLGLELPKMVFSHGWWLVEKEKSIDKISKSKGNVVDPRELVNKYSTDALRYFLLREVPFGMDGNFSESSFIKRVNSDLANDFGNLIFRTLNMIVKYYDGIIPKNERAFDNCDESFSSKIASIYEKIEEFMKRVDYQNVLETIWELISAANKYIELKAPWKLKKEDPDELAYVIYTLSDVIRIVLVALTPFIPASTQKAWSYFGYKDKVEEHSYSEISLWGKIPFNQIVEKGEPLFPRIEVEK from the coding sequence ATGAAAAATAAGAAATTCTGCATAACCACTCCGCTCTATTATGTAAATGGAGAGCCTCATATCGGTCACTCCTATACCAATGTAGCAGCAGATGTTTTAGCTCGTTATATGAGGATGAAGGGAGAGAGCGTATATTTTTTGACTGGCACCGATGAGCATGGCCAGAAGATTGAGAGAGCAGCCAAAGAGTCAGGTTCGGATGATGTTAAGGTTTTCTGTGACTCAATAGTAAATAAGTTTATTGACCTCTGGGGTATTTTAAATATATCTTACGATGATTTTATTCGTACAACAGAGTTTCGCCATGAAGAGACGGTCAAGAAAATTCTCGGCTCTCTTTATAAGGAGGGGTATATCTATGAATCAAACTACGAAGGTTGGTATTGCATGCCCTGTGAGACTTTCTGGATAGAGTCTCAGGTTGAGAACAAGCTTTGCCCTGACTGTGGAAGAGAGTTAGAATTTATAACCGAGAAAAACTATTTTTTAAAAATGTCAGAGCATAGAGATTGGCTTAAAAACTACCTGCAAGACAATAAAGGTTTTATCTTGCCTCAGTCACGTTTTAATGAGGTTATCTCTTTTCTTGAAAACCCATTGGCGGATCTATGCATCTCCCGCCCTAAAGAGAGGGTTTCATGGGGAATAGCTATCCCCTTTGATAACGATTATGTTACTTATGTCTGGTTTGAGGCTCTGCTTAACTATATAACAGCCCCAGGTTTTTTAAGAGAAGATGATAATTTCGAGAGTATTTGGCCTGCAGATGTGCAATTTATGGCAAAGGATATTTTGCGTTACCATGCTGTCTATTGGCCGATAATGCTGCATATGTTAGGGTTGGAACTTCCTAAGATGGTATTCTCTCATGGTTGGTGGTTAGTAGAGAAGGAAAAGAGTATTGATAAGATATCTAAATCAAAGGGTAATGTGGTTGATCCCAGGGAGTTGGTCAATAAATATAGCACTGATGCTTTGAGGTATTTTTTACTTAGAGAGGTTCCTTTTGGAATGGATGGGAACTTTTCAGAAAGCAGTTTTATAAAACGGGTCAACTCGGACTTGGCTAATGACTTCGGAAATCTTATTTTCAGAACTTTGAATATGATAGTAAAATATTATGACGGTATTATTCCGAAAAACGAGAGAGCTTTTGATAACTGCGATGAGTCTTTCTCTTCTAAAATTGCGTCAATCTATGAAAAGATTGAAGAGTTCATGAAGAGAGTTGATTATCAGAATGTTTTAGAGACTATATGGGAGTTAATAAGTGCAGCAAATAAATATATCGAGTTAAAAGCCCCCTGGAAGCTTAAAAAAGAAGACCCCGATGAGCTTGCCTATGTTATATATACTCTCTCTGATGTAATAAGGATTGTTTTGGTAGCACTTACTCCTTTTATTCCGGCATCTACTCAGAAGGCATGGTCTTATTTCGGGTATAAGGATAAGGTTGAAGAACATAGTTATTCTGAAATATCATTATGGGGCAAAATCCCTTTTAATCAGATTGTTGAAAAAGGAGAGCCTCTATTTCCCAGGATAGAGGTAGAAAAGTAA
- a CDS encoding YchF/TatD family DNA exonuclease, which yields MYLVDTHSHLWHPEFKFDLKRVVNRAKEKSVEYIVVLGVDLDTSLKSLSIARKFKNIYAAVGSHPHNVKSFKDRDLLILKKLLRRKKVVAFGEIGLDYYRKSSTSKNQISMLERLLGLWQDFNHLPLVIHNRDADEDILSVLDNIKRFSPKVIMHCFSGDIDFLKKCLKRGFYISYATNLTFNRDLKKLIKHTPLDRLLLETDSPYLAPLTRRGGRNEPAFLKDSLDIVLKERSVTEEDLRRSLALNSKRVFGIGSIKREPKYLYRYKDGLYINLTNRCSNRCYFCSGLVSDYFAGHNLRLKREPKIGEVLRAIEKEKGFDEVAFCGIGEPFFKFRELKEIAKGLKSKGYRVRVITNGCGNLISKRNLLPELKGCIDSISISLNVEDKDKYNSFCNPDFGDDTFNRVIDFIKESKKYIPWVEVSFLDIEGFSLEKARKITDDLGVKCRVRAYNLIKA from the coding sequence ATGTATCTTGTCGATACTCATTCTCATCTCTGGCATCCGGAGTTTAAATTTGATTTAAAAAGAGTGGTCAATAGAGCTAAAGAAAAGAGTGTTGAATACATAGTTGTATTAGGCGTTGATTTAGATACCTCTCTTAAATCCCTCTCTATTGCAAGAAAGTTCAAGAATATCTATGCTGCTGTAGGGTCTCACCCGCATAATGTAAAATCTTTTAAAGATAGAGATCTGCTGATTTTAAAGAAGCTGCTCAGGAGAAAGAAGGTTGTTGCTTTTGGGGAGATAGGCCTTGATTACTACAGGAAGAGTTCAACTTCTAAGAACCAGATATCAATGTTGGAGAGACTGCTTGGACTATGGCAGGATTTTAACCATCTTCCGCTTGTTATACATAATAGAGATGCTGATGAGGATATATTATCAGTCCTGGATAACATAAAAAGATTTTCGCCTAAGGTTATTATGCATTGTTTCTCCGGAGATATTGATTTTTTAAAAAAGTGTCTAAAGAGAGGTTTCTATATATCCTATGCTACCAATCTGACGTTTAATCGAGATTTAAAAAAACTTATTAAGCATACACCATTGGATAGACTATTGCTTGAGACAGACTCTCCCTATCTTGCGCCTTTAACAAGGAGAGGCGGTAGAAATGAACCTGCATTTTTAAAAGATTCTTTAGATATTGTTTTAAAAGAGAGATCGGTAACTGAAGAAGATCTCAGGCGGTCTCTAGCATTAAATTCTAAGAGGGTGTTCGGTATAGGGAGCATCAAGAGAGAACCCAAGTATCTGTATAGATATAAGGATGGTCTATATATAAACCTTACAAATAGATGCAGCAACAGGTGTTATTTTTGCAGCGGTTTGGTCAGTGATTATTTTGCGGGGCATAATTTAAGACTTAAGAGAGAACCTAAAATAGGCGAGGTTTTAAGGGCTATTGAAAAAGAGAAAGGATTTGATGAAGTTGCTTTTTGCGGCATAGGAGAACCTTTCTTTAAGTTTAGAGAGTTAAAAGAGATAGCTAAGGGTTTAAAAAGCAAGGGTTATAGAGTCCGCGTTATTACTAATGGATGCGGTAATTTAATCTCAAAAAGAAATCTCTTGCCCGAACTTAAAGGCTGTATCGACAGCATATCTATCAGTCTGAATGTCGAGGATAAAGATAAGTATAATTCTTTCTGTAATCCCGATTTTGGAGATGATACTTTTAACAGAGTGATAGATTTTATTAAAGAGTCAAAAAAATATATACCTTGGGTAGAAGTAAGTTTTTTAGATATAGAGGGGTTCTCCCTTGAAAAAGCCAGGAAAATAACTGATGATTTGGGAGTTAAATGCAGAGTAAGGGCCTATAATTTGATTAAAGCCTGA
- a CDS encoding type II CAAX endopeptidase family protein, whose amino-acid sequence MDFKKGLKDFVDEFGFYIFILFSTFVISLFEAAIPRRICLGQLYSKALALKQVWEERLALNEEKFLNLETIFGSPLFLIFLIFAFISMVMFLIQIYRALTLKPLIKRSNFSPSPLWSLKDFLKILVWVIFWLQIFSVSDELLGFFMKISTEREYIVFNLFNSFALDVTIFVLILYWLKKYFGQGLSAVGIGLKKMLYSLKIALSSYLSFIPLLFIVMVLSLAFLGKYEKASSPQLIFFFLLFEKNPLVLTLTSLFVILIGPFVEELFFRGLLYTVLKKSIGGLQALVISSLLFAFLHMNIIGFFPILALAFLFVYLYEKTGSLWCSIFVHVLHNGFILLLIFLWRRYVGI is encoded by the coding sequence ATGGATTTTAAGAAAGGTTTAAAAGATTTTGTCGATGAGTTTGGTTTTTATATCTTTATACTCTTCTCTACATTTGTAATATCTCTCTTTGAAGCAGCTATCCCAAGGAGAATATGTCTTGGTCAGTTATACTCCAAGGCTTTAGCTTTAAAGCAGGTGTGGGAAGAGAGGCTGGCTTTAAACGAAGAGAAGTTTTTAAATTTAGAAACTATTTTTGGTTCTCCGCTTTTTTTGATATTTTTGATATTCGCTTTTATCTCTATGGTTATGTTCTTAATCCAAATTTATAGAGCATTGACTTTAAAACCTCTTATAAAGAGATCCAATTTCTCTCCTTCTCCTCTCTGGAGTTTAAAAGATTTTCTTAAGATATTGGTTTGGGTTATATTCTGGCTTCAGATTTTCTCTGTCTCAGATGAGTTGCTGGGATTTTTTATGAAAATATCGACCGAAAGAGAGTATATAGTCTTTAATCTTTTTAACTCATTTGCTTTAGATGTTACAATATTCGTTCTAATTTTATACTGGCTTAAGAAGTATTTCGGGCAGGGTCTGTCTGCAGTAGGTATAGGGCTTAAAAAGATGCTTTATTCTCTTAAAATAGCACTATCAAGCTATCTTTCTTTTATCCCTCTGCTCTTTATAGTTATGGTTTTAAGTTTGGCATTTTTGGGCAAGTATGAGAAAGCAAGTTCTCCGCAGTTGATATTCTTTTTTCTTCTTTTTGAAAAGAACCCTCTTGTTCTAACTTTGACCTCTCTCTTTGTCATTTTAATCGGGCCTTTTGTTGAAGAACTGTTTTTTAGAGGTCTGCTATACACCGTTTTAAAAAAGTCAATAGGGGGATTACAGGCGCTCGTAATCTCATCTTTATTGTTTGCGTTTCTCCATATGAATATCATAGGTTTTTTTCCCATACTGGCTTTAGCTTTTCTATTTGTATATCTTTATGAGAAGACGGGTTCTCTATGGTGCTCTATATTCGTGCATGTTCTGCATAATGGTTTTATATTGCTATTGATATTTCTCTGGAGGAGATATGTAGGGATATGA
- the mtnA gene encoding S-methyl-5-thioribose-1-phosphate isomerase: MMDFKDFYGKSFHIEHLKWDGSCLEVLDQRLLPDKIFWVSANNIEDVFNLIRKMYIRGAPLIGIVAAFGVVLKIKSDMPRDIAGLERQIDSAIEILSKSRPTAVNLHWALRRIKEVFNKNRDRNLIELIDIIENDALSIWKEDLEQSYRIGDLGSELIEDEDNVLTHCNAGGLATGGYGTALAVFFSAKERGKNFSVYVDETRPLLQGGRLTCWELKEAGIDYKLITDSMAGFLMKEKKIDKVFVGADRIVKNGDFANKIGTYSLARLAGIHKLPFYVVAPSTSFDLSLDRGEDIPIERRGSDEVLKISGVRVAPSGTRVENPAFDITESEFITAIITEKGIIERPFKERIKKVLNG, from the coding sequence ATGATGGATTTTAAAGATTTCTACGGTAAGAGTTTTCATATAGAACATTTAAAATGGGATGGAAGCTGTCTTGAGGTTTTAGATCAGAGGCTGCTTCCTGATAAGATATTTTGGGTGAGCGCAAATAACATAGAGGATGTCTTTAATCTAATTAGAAAGATGTATATTAGAGGTGCACCTCTAATAGGGATTGTTGCTGCTTTCGGGGTAGTTCTAAAGATAAAGTCTGACATGCCCAGAGATATTGCAGGGCTAGAGAGGCAGATTGATAGTGCAATAGAGATATTATCTAAATCTCGGCCCACAGCGGTAAATCTACACTGGGCGTTAAGAAGAATTAAAGAAGTTTTCAATAAGAATAGAGATAGAAATTTAATTGAATTGATAGATATTATAGAGAATGATGCACTATCTATATGGAAAGAGGATCTAGAGCAATCTTACAGAATAGGAGATTTAGGTTCTGAGCTAATAGAAGATGAGGATAACGTTCTAACGCATTGTAATGCTGGTGGACTTGCAACAGGGGGCTATGGTACGGCTCTGGCTGTATTCTTCAGCGCTAAAGAGAGAGGAAAGAATTTTTCCGTCTATGTAGATGAGACAAGGCCTCTGCTTCAAGGCGGGAGGTTGACTTGCTGGGAATTAAAAGAGGCAGGTATAGATTATAAATTAATTACCGATAGCATGGCCGGGTTTTTAATGAAAGAGAAGAAGATAGACAAAGTGTTTGTCGGAGCCGACAGAATAGTTAAGAACGGTGATTTTGCCAATAAGATCGGTACTTATTCTTTAGCCAGACTTGCAGGGATACATAAATTACCTTTCTATGTTGTTGCTCCTTCAACCAGTTTCGACTTATCTCTGGATAGAGGAGAGGATATTCCCATTGAAAGAAGAGGTTCTGATGAGGTTCTTAAGATATCCGGGGTTAGAGTTGCGCCTTCCGGTACTAGAGTTGAAAATCCGGCTTTCGATATAACCGAGTCTGAATTTATAACTGCCATAATAACTGAGAAAGGAATAATAGAGAGACCTTTTAAAGAGAGAATCAAGAAGGTGCTAAATGGATGA
- the thiL gene encoding thiamine-phosphate kinase, protein MDEDRLVTLLTSLFKDDRGLIGIGDDAAVLPYKEGENLLFTTDTIIEGRHFVKDRLSPYYIGRKAMAVNISDIAAMGGEPLYAVVNLGIKRLDKSFVSNIYKGIKNIAERYGIKIVGGDTVKSSSLFLAVAMIGKVKSGRLLTRSGAKTGDTIYVTGTIGGATSSSKHYKFNPRLKEAQWLSRNFKINSMIDVTDGLILDLSRLCRASNKGAILDKRLIPLSTGAASFSSAVKEGEDFELLFTASKKSNIPGSIPGCGLKVRSIGNIIGKRDRILIQEAGRVREVKVGGYDHFK, encoded by the coding sequence ATGGATGAGGATAGATTGGTAACCTTATTAACTTCATTGTTTAAAGATGATAGAGGTTTAATAGGTATAGGAGATGATGCTGCGGTATTACCATATAAGGAGGGTGAGAATCTTCTCTTTACAACCGATACCATTATTGAAGGCAGACATTTTGTAAAGGATAGATTAAGCCCGTATTATATAGGCCGTAAGGCTATGGCGGTTAATATATCAGATATAGCTGCTATGGGAGGGGAGCCTCTCTATGCGGTGGTCAATCTTGGAATTAAAAGACTGGATAAAAGTTTTGTATCCAACATCTATAAGGGTATTAAGAATATAGCCGAAAGGTATGGCATAAAAATAGTGGGCGGTGATACGGTTAAGAGCAGCTCTCTTTTTTTGGCTGTTGCTATGATAGGCAAGGTTAAGAGTGGTCGTCTATTGACTCGATCCGGGGCTAAGACTGGCGATACTATCTATGTTACAGGTACTATTGGCGGAGCTACCTCTTCTTCTAAGCATTATAAATTTAATCCAAGATTGAAAGAGGCTCAATGGTTGAGTCGTAATTTCAAGATAAATTCTATGATAGATGTAACAGATGGCTTGATTTTAGATCTTAGTAGATTATGCAGGGCTTCTAATAAAGGTGCTATCTTAGATAAAAGATTGATTCCTTTGTCAACAGGAGCAGCCAGCTTTAGCAGTGCAGTCAAAGAGGGGGAAGATTTCGAATTATTGTTTACCGCTTCAAAGAAGAGTAATATTCCAGGCTCTATTCCAGGTTGCGGTCTTAAAGTCAGGTCTATAGGCAATATTATAGGAAAGAGAGATAGAATCCTTATTCAGGAGGCAGGACGGGTGAGAGAGGTTAAAGTAGGGGGTTATGACCATTTCAAGTAA